Proteins encoded together in one Anaerotignum propionicum DSM 1682 window:
- a CDS encoding TldD/PmbA family protein, with translation MDRQDLQKQMIQEALKCGFTDCEVFYLGGESFEVLLMEGEVSNYENSSEAGISFRGTYHGRTGYAFSERLEEDCIPFLIESAKENAMLMSEDEHEELFAGEIYPEFSGYYPELERVCVEKRIQLAKRMEEAALNGAESIASLDYCVLGIGKREVSIVNSLGLDISFTKNFASSYVSAIARAGDETKKGSAFWKGTDWAEFNPEETGRKAAKRGAELLGASSVNSGTYKVVLDGKAMTSLLSSFSGIFFGENVQKGFSLLKDRVGEQIASSCVTLRDDALLEGGYASVPFDSEGVAGKNKAVIEKGYLKTLLYNRKSAKKDDVASTGNGFKTGLTAPVKTACTNFYIQKGEKTLEELFLQMENGLFITDFMGLHAGTNGVSGDFSLSAEGFLVELGKIVRPVEQITVAGNFYTLMKDILEVGEDLYFAAGGKGSPSVLIQGMSVAGK, from the coding sequence ATGGATAGACAGGATTTGCAAAAACAAATGATTCAAGAAGCACTCAAATGCGGCTTTACCGATTGTGAAGTGTTTTATTTGGGCGGAGAAAGCTTTGAAGTTCTATTGATGGAAGGGGAGGTCTCTAACTATGAAAACAGTAGTGAAGCAGGGATTTCCTTTCGTGGAACCTATCACGGACGCACAGGCTACGCTTTTTCAGAACGCTTAGAGGAAGACTGTATTCCTTTTTTGATAGAATCAGCCAAAGAAAATGCTATGCTTATGAGTGAAGATGAGCATGAGGAATTATTTGCAGGAGAAATTTATCCTGAATTTAGCGGATACTACCCGGAATTGGAACGGGTTTGCGTGGAAAAACGGATTCAGCTTGCAAAACGTATGGAGGAAGCGGCGTTAAACGGTGCCGAGTCTATTGCCTCCCTTGATTATTGTGTTTTGGGTATTGGAAAAAGAGAAGTTTCTATTGTAAACAGCCTTGGGTTGGATATTTCCTTTACAAAAAATTTTGCCTCCAGCTACGTCAGTGCCATTGCTAGGGCGGGAGATGAAACAAAGAAAGGCTCTGCCTTTTGGAAGGGTACCGACTGGGCAGAGTTTAATCCTGAGGAGACAGGCAGAAAAGCAGCGAAGCGGGGTGCCGAGCTTTTAGGAGCCAGTTCTGTTAACAGCGGCACCTATAAAGTGGTTTTGGATGGAAAGGCAATGACCTCTCTTCTTTCCTCTTTTAGCGGTATTTTCTTTGGAGAAAATGTGCAAAAGGGCTTTTCCTTACTTAAGGATAGAGTGGGTGAGCAGATTGCATCTTCTTGTGTTACCCTGCGGGATGATGCATTGTTAGAGGGCGGCTATGCCTCTGTACCTTTTGACAGTGAAGGGGTTGCAGGAAAAAATAAGGCCGTCATAGAAAAGGGATATTTGAAAACTTTGCTATATAATCGCAAATCAGCAAAAAAAGATGATGTTGCCTCCACCGGTAACGGCTTTAAGACGGGGCTGACTGCTCCTGTGAAAACGGCGTGTACCAATTTCTATATCCAAAAGGGCGAAAAGACATTGGAGGAACTTTTTTTGCAAATGGAGAATGGTCTTTTTATTACCGATTTTATGGGACTTCATGCGGGAACCAATGGGGTTTCCGGGGATTTTTCCCTTTCAGCAGAAGGGTTTTTGGTGGAACTGGGAAAAATCGTAAGACCTGTGGAGCAGATTACCGTTGCAGGGAATTTTTATACCCTTATGAAAGATATTTTGGAAGTGGGAGAGGATTTGTATTTTGCTGCAGGTGGGAAGGGTTCACCTTCGGTTTTGATTCAAGGAATGTCGGTTGCAGGAAAGTAA
- a CDS encoding MBL fold metallo-hydrolase RNA specificity domain-containing protein has product MKLMFLGAAHEVTGSCHYIEACGKSILLDCGMEQGRDTYENQEIPVPASAIDYVFLSHAHIDHSGLLPLLYKNGFRGEIYATEATTDLCRIMLLDSAHIQEFEAQWRNRKAKRAGTTPFEPLYTTEEASAVASLFHASDYETEIPVTEGIKIRFTDVGHLLGSSSIEIWLTEGEITKKIVFSGDIGNLNQPIIHDPRYTAEADYVIMESTYGDRLHNPPPDYVLELARHIQETFDRGGNLVIPAFAVGRTQEMLYFIREIKERSLIKNHENFKVYVDSPLAIEATKIFTENRMDCYDTKAMELVKSGINPLEFSGLVTAVTPEDSQAINFDKAPKVIISASGMCEAGRIRHHLKHNLWRKESTILFVGYQAMGTLGRIIVEGATEVRLFGETITVNAHIEQLAGVSGHADKKGLLNWINHFEPKPEKVFVVHGDDLVADEFARCLKEDYQLQSVGPYSGACYDLATGILLAEGVKIPVKLKEYPQQKGVSSGAKRAMYLADRLDLANQRLTRIINQNKGGANKDMEQLLKQLEEFADRLEQ; this is encoded by the coding sequence ATGAAATTAATGTTTTTAGGCGCCGCCCATGAGGTAACAGGCAGTTGCCATTATATCGAAGCCTGCGGGAAAAGCATTCTTTTGGATTGCGGTATGGAGCAAGGACGAGATACTTATGAAAATCAAGAAATTCCCGTGCCCGCCTCTGCCATTGATTACGTTTTTCTTTCCCATGCTCATATTGACCATTCGGGGCTTCTGCCCCTTCTCTACAAAAATGGATTTCGTGGTGAGATTTATGCAACAGAGGCAACCACAGACCTTTGCCGTATTATGCTTTTAGATAGCGCCCATATTCAGGAATTTGAAGCCCAATGGCGAAACCGAAAAGCAAAAAGGGCAGGAACTACACCCTTTGAACCCCTCTACACCACCGAGGAAGCCTCTGCCGTTGCCAGCCTCTTTCATGCCAGCGATTATGAAACAGAAATTCCTGTAACCGAAGGAATTAAAATTCGCTTTACCGATGTGGGTCACCTTTTGGGTTCCTCCAGTATTGAAATTTGGCTCACCGAGGGGGAAATCACCAAAAAAATTGTTTTCTCAGGTGATATCGGTAATCTGAATCAGCCCATTATTCATGACCCTCGCTATACCGCAGAAGCTGACTATGTTATTATGGAAAGCACCTATGGCGACCGATTGCATAATCCTCCCCCTGACTATGTTTTGGAATTGGCAAGGCATATTCAAGAAACCTTTGACCGTGGTGGAAACTTAGTGATTCCCGCCTTTGCCGTTGGTCGAACCCAAGAAATGCTGTATTTTATTCGAGAAATCAAAGAAAGAAGTCTGATTAAGAATCACGAAAATTTTAAGGTCTATGTAGATAGCCCCTTAGCAATAGAAGCAACAAAAATTTTCACAGAGAATAGAATGGACTGTTATGATACCAAGGCCATGGAGCTGGTGAAAAGCGGCATCAATCCTCTGGAATTTAGCGGACTGGTTACCGCAGTAACCCCTGAGGATTCTCAGGCAATTAACTTTGATAAAGCCCCCAAGGTAATCATTTCTGCTTCGGGTATGTGTGAAGCTGGGCGCATTCGTCACCATTTAAAGCATAACTTATGGCGAAAAGAAAGCACCATTCTGTTCGTAGGTTATCAAGCCATGGGAACCCTTGGCAGAATCATCGTGGAAGGTGCAACGGAGGTACGCCTGTTCGGCGAAACCATTACCGTGAATGCCCATATTGAACAGTTGGCTGGGGTCAGCGGTCATGCCGACAAAAAAGGTCTACTCAACTGGATTAACCATTTTGAGCCCAAACCTGAAAAAGTATTTGTTGTTCATGGAGATGATCTTGTTGCGGACGAATTTGCCCGCTGTTTAAAAGAAGACTATCAACTCCAGTCCGTTGGGCCCTATAGCGGCGCCTGCTACGACTTGGCAACAGGAATTCTATTGGCAGAGGGTGTTAAAATCCCTGTGAAACTAAAAGAATATCCTCAGCAAAAAGGTGTATCCTCCGGTGCAAAACGTGCAATGTATTTGGCAGATCGCCTAGACTTGGCAAACCAACGTCTAACCCGTATTATCAATCAAAACAAAGGTGGCGCAAATAAAGATATGGAACAGCTCTTAAAGCAGTTGGAGGAATTTGCAGATAGGCTGGAGCAATAA